In Malania oleifera isolate guangnan ecotype guangnan chromosome 8, ASM2987363v1, whole genome shotgun sequence, a single window of DNA contains:
- the LOC131161782 gene encoding disease resistance protein Roq1-like — translation MLIDEVAHFMLKKLKYFSISICKDLFGISSRIEELNSLLCTEVNDVRFVGIWGMGGIGKTTIAEVVYDQISYQFEACCFLANIREHDLVFLQEKLLSLILMERNVHIDSLSLGANAIRGRLYCRKVLIVLDNVDKLDQLEALARKHDWFGPGSRIIITTRDEHLLIAHNVAKICKAKHFDYVEASELFCWKAFGQIYPKEEYVEVINSLITHANGLPLALKILGSFLCGRGVDEWKSVLNKLKKYPNEEIQKILKISYDALDERQKDLFLDIAFAYNNPRYGKG, via the exons ATGCTTATTGATGAAGTTGCCCACTTTATGCTAAAGAAACTGAAGTATTTTTCCATAAGTATTTGTAAGGATCTATTTGGTATTAGTTCTCGCATAGAAGAATTGAATTCATTGTTATGCACCGAAGTCAATGACGTTCGCTTTGTAGGAATATGGGGCATGGGTGGCATAGGTAAGACCACCATTGCAGAAGTTGTTTATGATCAAATCTCTTATCAATTTGAAGCATGTTGCTTTCTTGCAAATATAAGGGAACATGATTTAGTTTTTTTGCAAGAAAAACTTCTTTCCCTAATCTTGATGGAAAGAAATGTACATATAGATTCTCTCAGTTTGGGAGCAAATGCAATAAGGGGCAGACTTTATTGCAGAAAGGTTCTTATTGTCCTTGACAATGTGGATAAGTTGGATCAGTTAGAAGCACTTGCTAGGAAGCATGATTGGTTTGGCCCTGGAAGTCGAATCATCATCACAACTAGAGATGAACATTTGTTAATTGCGCATAATGTAGCAAAAATATGCAAGGCTAAACATTTCGACTATGTGGAAGCTAGTGAACTCTTTTGCTGGAAGGCTTTTGGGCAGATATACCCCAAGGAAGAATATGTTGAAGTCATAAACTCACTAATAACTCATGCAAATGGCCTTCCATTAGCGCTTAAAATTTTGGGTTCTTTTCTTTGTGGCAGAGGTGTTGATGAATGGAAAAGTGTGTTGAATAAACTGAAAAAATATCCTAATGAAGAAATTCAAAAGATTCTTAAAATAAGTTATGATGCACTAGATGAACGGCAGAAGGATTTATTTCTTGATATTGCAT TCGCTTACAACAATCCAAGATATGGGAAGGGGTAA
- the LOC131161786 gene encoding disease resistance-like protein DSC1: MHDLLQDMGRDIVRQESPKEPGKRSRLWSCEEGTEKVEAIVLDLHELKEVNFSAKAFATMTNLRLLKIYYKDRPEGFEYLPRFKTNCKLHISGSLEFLSNKLRCLYWCGFPFKSIPTKFYPENIVELNMSYGCIKQLWKGAMVLKNLKFVNLSHCQNLRKTPNFSGVPNLECIILKGCISLVKIHPSIGTLKRLIILNLKDCKNLRYLVSAIDLESLESLILSGCSKLQIFPKVSSNIPHLRQLSLQRTSIKELPSSIKYLSGLVLLDLEECKNLELLPSSICALRSLEILTLSHCSKLAELPEDLGSLECLRELRANSTAINQLPPSIIQLKNLDLVNFFGAGLGPQMLKARPGQRFFTLLRSRDHMITRLDLSLLARLCSLVSLNVGACNLLTIPNDIGCLSSLWELNLSYNNFVSIPSSISQLSNLHSLDLTGCERLQALPEPPSSFTTLVADGCTSLENLANAHAWNFWRAGFSNCPKLLENHYIDDLVEMWVKNHLQDHYSKFHTILPGKEIPKWLSHHDMGDSVSIQVPPNWYDGTVGVAMCVVFKSQERSVPTRPAMWWGIRGRNRYKMLFEYRIDYFDHRAFKTNEEHLWFGFLNLDTLMNDLPWTQTFLPRREDSKKMTASIYLALESGHVIEKCAARLVFKEGVEEKDKDVCTSDEAQSEASQFSDVGVCMSFIARISEFRNW, encoded by the exons ATGCATGACTTATTACAAGACATGGGAAGGGATATTGTTCGTCAAGAGTCCCCTAAAGAGCCTGGCAAACGCAGTAGGTTATGGTCCTGTGAAGAA GGGACTGAAAAAGTTGAAGCCATTGTCCTAGACCTTCATGAACTAAAGGAGGTAAATTTTAGCGCTAAAGCCTTTGCAACCATGACCAATCTAAGATTGCTCAAAATCTATTATAAGGACCGACCTGAAGGATTTGAATATCTTCCCAGATTCAAAACTAATTGTAAATTGCACATTTCTGGAAGCCTTGAATTTCTTTCTAACAAATTAAGGTGTCTCTACTGGTGTGGATTTCCTTTTAAATCTATTCCTACAAAATTTTATCCGGAGAACATTGTTGAGCTTAATATGTCTTATGGCTGTATCAAACAACTGTGGAAAGGGGCCATG GTATTAAAGAATTTGAAATTCGTGAATCTCAGTCACTGCCAAAATTTGAGGAAGACCCCAAACTTTAGTGGCGTCCCAAACCTTGAGTGTATAATTCTTAAAGGTTGTATAAGTTTGGTTAAGATTCATCCATCCATTGGAACCCTTAAGAGgcttattattttgaatttaaaggATTGCAAAAATCTTAGATATCTTGTGAGCGCAATTGACTTGGAATCTCTTGAAAGTCTCATTCTCTCGGGTTGTTCGAAACTCCAGATATTTCCTAAGGTTTCAAGTAATATACCGCATTTACGGCAGCTTTCTTTGCAGAGGACTTCCATCAAAGAGCTACCATCTTCCATTAAATATCTCAGTGGCCTCGTTTTACTAGATCTTGAAGAGTGCAAAAACCTTGAGCTTCTCCCAAGCAGCATATGTGCACTACGATCTCTTGAAATACTCACTCTTTCGCATTGTTCAAAACTTGCGGAATTGCCAGAGGACTTGGGGAGTTTAGAATGTTTACGGGAACTACGTGCTAATTCGACAGCCATAAACCAGCTTCCGCCCTCTATCATACAATTGAAGAACTTAGACCTTGTAAATTTTTTCGGAGCTGGTCTTGGTCCACAGATGTTGAAAGCACGGCCTGGTCAACGTTTCTTTACATTATTGCGAAGTAGAGATCATATGATCACCCGTCTAGATTTGTCTTTATTGGCAAGGCTATGCTCTTTAGTATCTCTAAATGTTGGTGCTTGCAATCTCTTGACAATCCCGAATGATATAGGCTGCTTGTCATCTTTATGGGAGTTAAACCTCAGCTATAATAATTTCGTAAGCATTCCTTCAAGCATCAGTCAGCTTTCTAATTTACATTCCCTAGATTTGACGGGTTGTGAAAGGCTCCAAGCATTGCCAGAGCCCCCATCAAGTTTCACAACTTTAGTTGCAGACGGTTGCACATCACTGGAAAATTTAGCAAATGCACACGCATGGAATTTTTGGCGTGCTGGATTCTCAAATTGTCCAAAATTACTGGAGAATCACTACATTGATGATTTGGTTGAGATGTGGGTAAAGAATCATTtgcag GATCACTATTCAAAATTCCACACTATTCTTCCTGGAAAAGAGATTCCAAAGTGGTTGAGCCATCATGACATGGGGGATTCAGTGTCCATTCAAGTGCCTCCAAATTGGTATGATGGTACTGTGGGAGTTGCTATGTGTGTTGTTTTTAAATCCCAAGAACGAAGCGTCCCTACACGTCCAGCAATGTGGTGGGGGATAAGGGGTAGAAATCGCTATAAGATGCTCTTTGAGTACCGCATTGACTACTTTGACCATCGAGCATTCAAAACCAATGAAGAGCACTTGTGGTTTGGTTTTTTAAATTTAGATACTCTAATGAATGATTTGCCATGGACACAGACTTTCTTGCCACGGAGAGAAGATAGCAAGAAGATGACTGCTTCCATTTATCTCGCCCTAGAGTCTGGGCATGTAATAGAGAAGTGTGCAGCCCGTCTAGTGTTCAAAGAAGGCGTGGAAGAAAAGGACAAAGACGTGTGTACCTCTGACGAGGCTCAGAGTGAAGCTTCTCAGTTTTCAGACGTCGGTGTTTGTATGTCCTTCATTGCTAGGATTTCTGAATTCAGAAATTGGTAA
- the LOC131161291 gene encoding disease resistance protein RUN1-like: MASTSNQRASSSPSSSDLQFLFDVFLSFRGEDTRNSFVSHLYATLHRKGIKTYKDDEKLERGREISPELLKAIEGSRFSIIVFSENYASSTWCLDELAKIMECKNLRRQKVLPIFYNVTPSEVRKQTGKFAEAFAKHEEERKEKVQSWREALIEAANLSGWSSHEQGRVRIRRWL; encoded by the exons ATGGCTTCCACCAGCAACCAAAGagcctcttcttctccttcttcttccgaTCTGCAGTTTTTATTCGATGTGTTCTTGAGCTTTAGGGGCGAAGATACCCGCAACAGCTTCGTTAGCCATCTCTACGCGACTTTGCATCGGAAAGGGATTAAGACCTACAAGGACGATGAAAAGCTCGAAAGGGGGAGAGAAATTTCGCCGGAGCTCCTGAAAGCAATTGAGGGTTCGAGGTTTTCGATCATCGTTTTCTCAGAAAACTACGCTTCTTCGACTTGGTGCTTGGATGAACTTGCGAAGATCATGGAATGCAAGAACCTGAGGCGGCAAAAAGTTCTCCCCATTTTCTACAATGTAACTCCCTCCGAAGTACGGAAGCAAACAGGGAAATTCGCAGAAGCCTTTGCGAAACACgaagaagagagaaaggagaaggtGCAGAGCTGGAGGGAAGCTCTGATCGAAGCTGCCAATTTGTCTGGGTGGAGTTCACATGAGCAGGGCAG GGTGCGGATCAGGCGATGGCTCTGA